One genomic window of Halictus rubicundus isolate RS-2024b chromosome 12, iyHalRubi1_principal, whole genome shotgun sequence includes the following:
- the LOC143359658 gene encoding nose resistant to fluoxetine protein 6, whose translation MTCYAKLLLLAALCAQGCLSSLAAHPNRETMKETIPLYTVLNYLNTLNSTQCRTELQLLRDAVDNNVLWGMRLLDAGGRPGSGFTSGNNLWPGSRLGCKYMNDKRGTPVSLKHSRNASLYRDPKYEFPPYPVQYYVARFVHNSTQQYHLGIKGEDHMLLGMCLPSSCSVDDVYVIIEKIFHDRTLLVGQLYSADFKLLEVSDVTDDHQWLLSGQIVIAILLLTLSLVLVIAGTVYDVMFYQKRLRKKRDFLTFENNNTTELKNDVEAKHEPEPDPEDVSMEEHKPETMTTKILMCFSAYTNAKQIFTFKVGDGSIPALHGLKSISMLWVIFVHTAYYTNNYMVNAAWGSIFTDGFIVQIISNATYSVDTFLCVSGFLMGCIYLKVMRKEKPTLSFGICMLQLTLQTVKRFIRLTPAYLIVLLIAILNYTYYEKTSTYQIVEAPSYYCSKYWWRNLLYINNLFSWDELCLSWSWYIANDMQYFLYGTILLMLYTWRSYVALSLGAVTLLSCVVSNGYLVYVLDYVPTMDEMHRTLTDLYMRPWLRIGPFLVGMATAIIVDKMNYKLKLTTKGKILGWTIGVLCNCSILFGGVERNMSMHMSILYTAFSRTIWGVGISWLIVACVTNNGGIVNKILSFKVWIPLGRLTFCAYLLNPMIITSINLYNNHPNYFDLMSTANMGIGVIMVTYVSSIVLSLVAEAPAINVLRILSNSRMK comes from the exons TTCTGGATGCTGGTGGACGTCCCGGTTCCGGATTTACTAGTGGGAATAACTTATGGCCGGGTAGTCGTTTAGGATGCAAATACATGAATGATAAGAGGGGGACCCCCGTGTCGTTGAAGCACTCGAGGAACGCGTCGCTGTATCGCGACCCTAAGTACGAGTTCCCGCCGTATCCTGTGCAGTACTATGTCGCGAGGTTCGTGCACAATAGCACGCAGCAGTACCATTTGGGAATTAAAGGCGAG GACCACATGCTATTGGGAATGTGTCTGCCATCATCCTGCTCGGTGGACGACGTATACGTAATCATAGAGAAGATCTTCCATGATAGGACTCTCCTAGTTGGGCAACTATACTCCGCGGACTTTAAGTTGCTCGAGGTCTCCGATGTGACGGATGATCACCAGTGGCTGTTGAGCGGCCAGATCGTCATAGCGAT ACTTTTGTTGACGTTGTCCCTTGTCCTGGTGATCGCTGGCACGGTGTACGACGTCATGTTTTACCAAAAACGACTGAGAAAGAAGAGGGACTTCCTCACGTTCGAGAACAATAACACTACTG AATTGAAGAACGACGTGGAAGCGAAGCACGAGCCGGAACCGGACCCGGAAGACGTCTCCATGGAGGAGCATAAGCCGGAGACTATGACAACGAAGATTCTCATGTGTTTCTCCGCGTACACGAACGCGAAACAGATTTTCACGTTCAAGGTTGGAGATGGCTCGATTCCAGCATTGCACGGTCTCAAGAGCATAAGCATGTTGTGGGTCATTTTCGTGCACACCGCTTACTATACCAATAATTATATGG TTAATGCAGCGTGGGGGTCGATCTTCACGGACGGTTTCATAGTGCAAATAATCAGCAACGCGACGTATTCTGTGGACACGTTCCTCTGCGTAAGCGGGTTCCTGATGGGATGCATCTATCTTAAAGTGATGCGCAAAGAGAAACCGACGTTGTCGTTCGGTATATGCATGCTGCAGCTCACTCTGCAGACCGTCAAACGATTCATCAG GCTCACACCAGCGTATCTGATCGTGTTATTGATCGCGATACTAAACTACACATACTATGAAAAGACTTCGACGTATCAGATAGTCGAGGCCCCGAGTTACTATTGTTCGAAATACTGGTGGAGGAACCTTCTCTACATCAACAACCTCTTCTCGTGGGATGAACTG TGCCTCAGCTGGAGTTGGTACATTGCCAACGACATGCAGTACTTCCTGTACGGCACCATCCTGCTGATGCTGTACACCTG GCGGTCTTACGTCGCCTTGAGTTTGGGCGCTGTAACGTTACTCTCGTGTGTAGTATCGAATGGGTACTTGGTGTACGTCCTCGATTATGTTCCCAC GATGGACGAGATGCACAGGACGCTAACAGACTTGTACATGCGCCCATGGCTCAGGATTGGACCATTCCTTGTGGGAATGGCCACCGCGATCATCGTTGACAAGATGAACTACAAATTGAAGCTTACGACG AAAGGCAAAATACTCGGCTGGACCATCGGCGTGCTGTGCAACTGCTCGATTCTCTTCGGCGGTGTGGAAAGAAACATGTCGATGCATATGAGTATTCTGTACACAGCCTTCAGCAGAACAATATGGGGCGTTGGGATATCGTGGCTAATAGTCGCGTGTGTAACGAACAACGGAG GTATTGTGAACAAGATCCTGTCGTTCAAAGTATGGATACCATTGGGCAGACTAACTTTCTGCGCTTACCTCTTGAATCCAATGATCATAACCTCGATAAACTTGTACAATAATCACCCGAACTACTTCGACCTGATGTCAACG gCTAACATGGGCATCGGAGTGATAATGGTCACTTACGTCAGCAGCATTGTGCTCTCGTTGGTCGCGGAGGCGCCAGCCATAAACGTGCTGAGGATTCTGTCGAATTCGAGGATGAAATGA